Proteins from a single region of Takifugu rubripes chromosome 4, fTakRub1.2, whole genome shotgun sequence:
- the LOC101067764 gene encoding solute carrier family 22 member 7-like, whose product MKMKFDNILEEVNGLGPFQITLLVLFCIPRIVLPCHFLLNNFIAVLPPHHCDFSSLDSGSHFRNLTQEQRFTVSIPVGENGGPAACEMFAAPQFQFLANSSNSTKLQTLPCPSGWIYDNSTFTSSMVMEWDLVCDRKSLANMTATTFFIGVMLGAIVFGYLSDKYGRKSTLLVSYILTTVFGFASAFANSYIMFSVLRFFTGFSLTGISLICIVLCVEWADTPHRSFMGVIGSLSWSLGNMLLAAFAYMVNDWRMLILTVTSPLGLAILTWWWIPESARWLLANGKVERAQFYLRRCAKFNKRQVSSKFELETLSNIKVLEKKDKNYSYLDLIKTPELRKRTLLTGIMWYGVSLTYYGISMNITGFGLNVYLTQFIYAAIEVPAKLMVYFLLRVIGRRTCQATTLLVTGTCIAINIFLSKDLWHLRAVITTIGKGFSEAAFTTVILYTAELYPTVIRQNALGYNNFMSRLGVSMAPLVLLLEDLWTLLPQVIICFVAILCGLSCLLLPETRNATLPESIDDVERLSRNSSSSNPVDFAECEAKDAKSEENDHS is encoded by the exons ATGAAAATGAAGTTTGACAATATCCTGGAGGAGGTCAACGGTTTGGGGCCTTTCCAAATCACTCTTTTGGTCCTGTTCTGCATTCCTCGCATCGTTCTGCCCTGTCATTTTCTCCTGAACAACTTCATCGCAGTGCTGCCGCCACACCACTGTGACTTCAGCTCGCTGGACAGCGGAAGCCACTTCAGGAATTTGACGCAGGAGCAGCGGTTCACCGTCAGCATACCAGTCGGGGAGAATGGGGGTCCAGCTGCCTGCGAGATGTTTGCAGCGCCCCAGTTTCAATTTTTAGCCAACAGCTCCAACAGCACCAAGCTGCAGACACTTCCTTGTCCGAGTGGATGGATCTACGACAACTCCACTTTCACTTCTTCTATGGTAATGGAG TGGGACTTGGTCTGTGACAGAAAAAGCCTGGCTAACATGACAGCCACCACCTTCTTTATTGGAGTGATGCTCGGGGCCATTGTATTTGGCTACCTCTCTGATAA GTACGGGAGGAAAAGCACTCTTCTGGTGTCGTACATCCTGACCACCGTGTTTGGCTTTGCCAGCGCATTCGCCAATTCCTACATAATGTTTTCGGTTCTGCGGTTCTTCACCGGCTTCTCTCTGACAGGAATCAGCCTCATCTGCATTGTGTTAT GTGTTGAATGGGCCGACACGCCTCATCGCTCGTTTATGGGTGTGATCGGCAGCCTGTCCTGGTCTTTAGGCAACATGCTGCTGGCTGCATTTGCCTACATGGTTAATGACTGGAGGATGCTCATCCTCACAGTTACAAGCCCACTTGGACTTGCAATATTAACATGGTG GTGGATTCCTGAGTCTGCACGGTGGCTGTTAGCCAACGGTAAAGTTGAAAGAGCCCAGTTTTACCTAAGGAGGTGTGCCAAATTCAACAAGAGACAGGTGTCATCTAAATTTGAATTGGAG ACACTCTCCAACATAAAAGTGCTTGAAAAGAAGGACAAAAACTACAGTTATCTTGATTTAATCAAGACCCCGGAATTGAGAAAGAGGACTCTGCTGACTGGGATCATGTG gtatGGCGTTTCACTGACCTACTATGGCATCAGCATGAACATCACTGGATTTGGCTTGAACGTGTACCTCACCCAGTTCATCTACGCTGCCATTGAAGTGCCCGCCAAGCTGATGGTCTACTTCTTACTCCGGGTCATAGGACGAAGGACCTGTCAAGCCACAACGCTGCTGGTCACAGGAACCTGCATTGCCATAAACATCTTCCTTTCAAAAG ATCTCTGGCACCTGCGCGCTGTTATCACCACAATCGGAAAAGGCTTCTCCGAGGCCGCCTTCACAACTGTCATACTGTACACGGCAGAGCTTTACCCCACGGTCATCAG ACAAAATGCTTTGGGCTACAACAATTTCATGAGTCGCCTTGGAGTCTCCATGGCTCCGCTCGTCTTGCTGCTGGAGGACCTGTGGACTCTTCTTCCTCAGGTCATCATCTGCTTTGTAGCCATCCTTTGTGGGCTTTCATGTCTGCTGCTTCCAGAGACGAGAAATGCGACGCTGCCAGAGTCAATCGATGACGTTGAAAGGCTGAG tagaaacagcagctcctccaaccCTGTGGATTTTGCTGAATGTGAAGCAAAAGATGccaaaagtgaagaaaatgaTCATTCTTAA